In one Achromobacter spanius genomic region, the following are encoded:
- the mog gene encoding molybdopterin adenylyltransferase, with translation MTTTTRIARRHPDDLIIGLVSVSDRASSGAYQDQGLPALREWLGSALVSPWQAVDRLIPDEPARISDTLIELVDLCGCDLVLTTGGTGPARRDVTPEATLAVGTKEMPGFGEQMRQISLRFVPTAILSRQVAVIRETPSHAALIVNLPGQPKSIRETLEGLKDEDGAVIAPGIFAAVPYCIDLIGGPYAETRPEVIDAFRPKSARRAPRS, from the coding sequence ATGACCACCACAACCCGAATCGCCCGCCGCCATCCCGACGACCTGATCATCGGCCTGGTGTCCGTTTCTGACCGCGCTTCAAGCGGCGCCTATCAGGATCAGGGCCTGCCCGCCTTGCGTGAATGGCTGGGCTCGGCGCTGGTATCGCCCTGGCAGGCGGTGGACCGCCTGATTCCTGACGAACCCGCGCGCATTTCCGACACCCTGATCGAGCTTGTCGACCTCTGTGGCTGCGACCTGGTGCTGACCACCGGCGGCACGGGCCCGGCCCGCCGCGACGTTACCCCCGAGGCCACCTTGGCCGTGGGGACGAAAGAAATGCCGGGTTTCGGGGAACAGATGCGCCAGATCAGCCTGCGCTTTGTGCCCACGGCCATTCTGTCCAGGCAGGTCGCCGTCATCCGCGAAACGCCTTCGCATGCCGCGCTGATCGTGAATCTGCCGGGGCAGCCGAAGTCCATCCGCGAGACCCTGGAAGGGCTGAAGGACGAAGATGGCGCCGTCATCGCACCGGGAATCTTTGCCGCCGTCCCGTATTGCATCGATCTGATCGGCGGGCCTTACGCCGAGACGCGCCCCGAGGTCATCGATGCCTTCCGCCCCAAGTCGGCCCGCCGCGCGCCCCGTTCCTGA
- a CDS encoding D-alanyl-lipoteichoic acid biosynthesis protein DltD produces MFKRPLRQHALAAALALSSAAAVAALAWHALALKTEPVPAAAPGIYIPNLGNTLHEQTRNLSRLSQALRIGDRLVILGSSELTSNDLRFVPYRYLAEELQMPVLAYGHSGFQSLGMQLVLAALADDLSPDSRVVVMLSPGWFDGDGGLGVDEFKEHANPLLPRLVKQPEARAELARWLRDKGDAGVAWSMLAEQAYVFRQRLVDLWAPAHAAPPPEREREGPAPAARVVDWDALAEEAQRAEQDLMAGNRYAVRDDFFNKYLRSIPEGGKTAFQPQPLTGRAELRELNALMALLHQRGVNALFVMQPLHPMVFKDLHRFDPVQKEVATLCQRYAMTCLDMYGAPYEVGMLRDVQHLGELGWLRVNRKIAEVFRP; encoded by the coding sequence ATGTTCAAACGACCGTTACGCCAGCACGCGCTGGCCGCCGCGCTGGCCTTGTCGAGCGCCGCTGCCGTGGCCGCGCTTGCCTGGCACGCCTTAGCCTTGAAGACGGAACCCGTGCCCGCCGCGGCACCCGGCATCTACATCCCCAACCTGGGCAACACGCTGCATGAGCAGACGCGCAACCTGTCGCGGCTGAGCCAGGCGCTGCGCATCGGGGACCGGCTCGTGATTCTGGGTTCGTCCGAATTGACCAGCAACGATCTGCGCTTCGTCCCCTACCGCTATCTGGCCGAAGAACTCCAGATGCCCGTGCTGGCCTACGGCCATTCGGGCTTTCAGTCCCTGGGCATGCAATTGGTGCTGGCCGCGCTGGCCGACGATTTGTCGCCAGACTCGCGCGTGGTGGTGATGCTGTCGCCCGGCTGGTTCGACGGCGACGGCGGGCTGGGCGTCGACGAATTCAAGGAACACGCCAACCCGCTGCTGCCCCGTCTGGTGAAGCAGCCCGAAGCCCGTGCCGAGCTGGCGCGCTGGCTGCGCGACAAGGGCGACGCGGGCGTGGCATGGTCGATGCTGGCCGAGCAGGCCTATGTGTTCCGCCAGCGCCTGGTCGACCTGTGGGCGCCCGCGCATGCCGCGCCGCCCCCGGAGCGCGAACGCGAAGGCCCCGCGCCCGCCGCCCGCGTGGTGGACTGGGACGCGCTGGCGGAAGAAGCCCAACGCGCAGAGCAGGACCTGATGGCGGGCAACCGCTACGCGGTGCGCGACGATTTCTTCAACAAATACCTGCGCAGCATCCCGGAAGGCGGCAAGACCGCCTTTCAGCCGCAGCCCCTGACGGGCCGCGCAGAATTGCGCGAGCTCAATGCGTTGATGGCGTTGCTGCATCAGCGTGGCGTGAATGCGCTGTTTGTGATGCAGCCCCTGCACCCGATGGTCTTCAAGGACCTGCATCGGTTTGACCCCGTGCAAAAGGAAGTCGCCACGCTGTGCCAGCGCTACGCGATGACCTGCCTGGACATGTATGGCGCGCCCTACGAAGTGGGCATGCTGCGTGACGTGCAGCACCTGGGTGAACTGGGCTGGCTGCGCGTGAACCGGAAGATTGCCGAGGTATTCCGCCCATGA
- a CDS encoding inorganic phosphate transporter produces MFDLFHGLDLWVGLSLVLALTFVLAFEFINGFHDTANAVATVIYTKAMPPHLAVVLSGIFNFLGVLLGGVGVAYAIVHLLPVELLINVDTGRGLAMVFAMLAAAIAWNLGTWYFGIPASSSHTLIGSILGVGLANALITDLPLADGVNWGKAIDIGMSLVASPIAGFLVAGGLLLLLKRWLPLSKMHKTPEQRRAIDNKKHPPFWNRLVLVLSAMGVSFVHGSNDGQKGIGLIMLVLIGIVPANFVLDTTSTTYQIERTRDAANHLNVFYHRNEAMLGDFLALKRPDATTELPPTFRCDPKLTVPTIAALQTDLAGVSNYADLSPEKRIDVRRYLLCLDDTAKKVSSIEGLPARERADLQRLRADLTATTEYAPFWVIVAVALALGAGTMVGWRRVVLTVGEKIGKQGMTYAQGMSAQVTAVAAIGLANVFSLPVSTTHVLSSGVAGTMIANKTGLQGNTVRNILLAWVLTLPASMALAAALFWLGVQISG; encoded by the coding sequence ATGTTCGACCTCTTCCACGGCCTAGACCTCTGGGTCGGCCTCAGCCTTGTGCTGGCCCTGACATTCGTCCTGGCCTTCGAATTCATCAATGGTTTCCACGACACGGCCAATGCCGTGGCCACGGTGATCTATACCAAGGCCATGCCGCCGCATCTTGCGGTGGTGCTGTCCGGCATCTTCAACTTCCTGGGCGTGCTGCTGGGCGGCGTGGGGGTGGCCTACGCCATCGTCCACCTGCTGCCGGTGGAGCTGCTGATCAACGTGGATACCGGCCGCGGCCTGGCCATGGTGTTCGCCATGCTGGCGGCCGCCATCGCCTGGAACCTGGGCACCTGGTACTTCGGCATTCCGGCATCCAGCTCGCACACGCTGATCGGCTCGATCCTGGGCGTGGGTCTGGCCAACGCCCTGATCACCGATCTGCCGCTGGCGGACGGCGTGAACTGGGGCAAGGCCATCGACATCGGCATGTCGCTGGTGGCCTCGCCCATCGCCGGCTTCCTGGTGGCGGGCGGCCTGCTGCTGCTGCTCAAGCGCTGGCTGCCGCTGTCGAAAATGCACAAGACGCCGGAGCAGCGCCGCGCCATCGACAATAAAAAGCATCCGCCGTTCTGGAACCGTCTGGTGCTGGTGCTGTCGGCCATGGGCGTGAGCTTCGTGCACGGCTCGAATGACGGCCAGAAGGGCATCGGCCTGATCATGCTGGTGCTGATCGGCATCGTGCCCGCCAACTTCGTGCTGGACACCACCAGCACCACCTACCAGATTGAACGCACGCGCGACGCGGCCAATCACCTGAACGTGTTCTACCACCGCAACGAAGCGATGCTGGGCGACTTCCTGGCGCTCAAGCGCCCGGACGCCACGACGGAACTGCCGCCCACCTTCCGCTGCGACCCCAAGCTGACCGTGCCGACCATTGCGGCGCTGCAAACCGATCTGGCCGGCGTCAGCAACTATGCCGACCTGTCGCCCGAGAAGCGCATCGACGTGCGCCGCTATCTGCTCTGTCTGGACGACACGGCCAAGAAGGTATCCAGCATTGAAGGGCTGCCCGCCCGCGAACGCGCCGACCTGCAACGCCTGCGCGCCGACCTTACCGCCACCACCGAATACGCGCCCTTCTGGGTCATCGTGGCCGTGGCCCTGGCGCTGGGCGCGGGCACCATGGTGGGCTGGCGCCGCGTGGTGCTGACGGTGGGCGAAAAGATCGGCAAGCAAGGCATGACGTACGCGCAGGGCATGTCGGCGCAGGTGACGGCGGTTGCCGCCATCGGGCTGGCCAACGTGTTCAGCCTGCCCGTGTCCACCACCCACGTGCTGTCCTCGGGCGTGGCGGGCACGATGATCGCCAACAAGACCGGCCTGCAAGGCAATACGGTGCGCAACATCCTGCTGGCCTGGGTGCTGACCCTACCTGCGTCCATGGCGTTGGCGGCCGCGCTGTTCTGGCTTGGCGTTCAGATCTCGGGATAA